One Glycocaulis abyssi DNA window includes the following coding sequences:
- a CDS encoding nucleotidyltransferase family protein: MKRDELLARLRELKPWFEDHGIIRVRVFGSHARDEAGPDSDVDLLVEFAEDGAPDLFSFSGIRLELEKRLGRPVDLTTPRALSPRIAHRIQDSLVDA, encoded by the coding sequence ATGAAACGCGATGAGCTTCTGGCCCGCCTGCGGGAGTTGAAACCATGGTTTGAGGACCACGGCATCATCCGCGTGCGCGTTTTCGGCTCCCATGCCCGCGACGAGGCCGGCCCTGACAGCGATGTGGACCTGCTGGTGGAGTTTGCGGAAGACGGTGCGCCGGACCTCTTCAGTTTCTCCGGCATTCGCCTTGAGCTGGAGAAGCGGCTTGGCCGCCCGGTCGACCTGACGACACCGCGCGCCCTGTCACCGCGTATCGCACACCGCATTCAGGACAGCCTGGTCGATGCCTGA
- a CDS encoding DUF86 domain-containing protein: MPERDKARDWRVLVADMIEHADYARFHVKEMDRDTFCADLKTIHAVTRCVEVIGEAARHVPDEIRAQAPDIPWAQIVGTRHILAHHYGRVDPVLLWNLVNTRLEPLERELQALLAEYP; this comes from the coding sequence ATGCCTGAGCGAGACAAGGCGCGGGACTGGAGGGTCCTGGTTGCCGACATGATCGAGCACGCTGACTATGCCCGTTTTCATGTAAAGGAGATGGACCGCGACACGTTCTGCGCAGACCTGAAAACCATTCACGCCGTGACGCGCTGTGTGGAGGTTATTGGAGAGGCTGCGCGGCATGTTCCCGACGAGATCAGAGCGCAGGCTCCCGATATCCCATGGGCGCAGATCGTCGGGACACGCCACATCCTTGCTCACCACTATGGCCGTGTTGACCCGGTGCTACTCTGGAATCTGGTCAACACGCGGCTGGAACCGCTTGAGCGGGAGCTTCAGGCGCTGCTCGCCGAATACCCCTAA
- a CDS encoding prolyl oligopeptidase family protein has protein sequence MKRATLLSLASILVLAACGDQVATGDGDAREVVAGAAHTQDRLNYPTTRAVEQTDIYQSAAHGEVEVADPYRWLEEDVRVSPEVAAWVTAQNAVTNRYLENLPGRPAIAARLRELWNYERISVPAAREGRYFYAYNDGLQDQSVYMVREGLDGEARVLINPNELSDDGTVALAGTWPSPDGRYAAYMLQDGGSDWRIAQVIDVETGEALEDRIEWIKFSNLSWAKDGSGFFYSRYPQPEAGEEFTSLNMDQAIYFHALGTDQSEDRQIMADPENPEVSWRAGVSDDGDYLFIYSSAGTDGNAIHILDLTRDDAEPVAIFEGFDNNHSPVGNDGETFFFMTDLDAPNQRIVAVDLSDPSTLTDIIPAGDFPISAASHVGGHLIVRTFEDVRSVVRVHTLEGEEVREVELPGLGVASGFDGRPDSPETFYSFTSFNRPGTVYRYDVETGESTLFHEAPLTFDPDDYEVSQVFYESTGGVQVPMYIVHHRDVTPNGQQPTLLFGYGGFNIPMTPAFDVRRLQWMEMGGVFALANIRGGSEYGRDWHDGGRLANKQNVYDDFINAAEHLIELDWTSPANIAIEGRSNGGLLVGAVANQRPDLFAAALPGVGVMDMLRFNQFTAGRFWVSDYGSPQDPDMFDVLYAYSPLHNIPEGEGYPATLVTTADTDDRVVPSHSFKYIAALQAADTGTAPTLIRIETRAGHGAGTPVSMLIEETADKWAFIAFHTGLEVPQAQ, from the coding sequence ATGAAGCGTGCAACTCTTCTTTCGCTGGCCAGCATTCTGGTTCTGGCCGCGTGCGGCGATCAGGTTGCCACAGGAGACGGTGACGCCCGCGAGGTGGTCGCTGGCGCGGCGCATACGCAGGATCGCCTTAATTATCCGACCACCCGCGCGGTGGAGCAGACCGATATCTACCAGTCGGCGGCCCATGGCGAGGTGGAAGTGGCCGACCCCTATCGCTGGCTGGAAGAAGATGTGCGGGTAAGCCCGGAGGTCGCTGCCTGGGTCACGGCGCAGAACGCCGTGACCAACCGCTATCTGGAAAACCTGCCCGGACGCCCGGCGATTGCCGCGCGCCTGCGCGAGCTGTGGAATTATGAGCGCATCTCGGTCCCGGCGGCACGCGAAGGGCGCTATTTCTATGCCTATAATGACGGGCTGCAGGATCAGTCTGTCTACATGGTGCGTGAGGGGCTGGACGGCGAGGCGCGTGTCCTCATCAACCCGAACGAGCTTTCAGATGACGGCACGGTGGCGCTGGCCGGCACCTGGCCAAGCCCGGATGGCCGCTACGCCGCCTACATGCTGCAGGATGGCGGGTCGGACTGGCGCATCGCGCAGGTGATCGATGTGGAAACCGGCGAGGCACTCGAAGACCGGATTGAATGGATCAAGTTTTCAAATCTGTCCTGGGCCAAGGACGGGTCTGGCTTCTTCTACTCGCGCTATCCCCAGCCTGAAGCCGGTGAGGAATTCACCTCGCTGAACATGGATCAGGCGATCTATTTCCACGCGCTGGGCACAGACCAGAGCGAAGACCGCCAGATCATGGCCGATCCGGAAAACCCGGAAGTGAGCTGGCGCGCCGGGGTCAGCGATGATGGCGACTATCTCTTCATCTATTCGTCCGCCGGCACTGACGGCAACGCCATCCACATCCTCGACCTGACGCGTGATGACGCCGAGCCGGTCGCGATCTTTGAAGGGTTTGACAACAACCACTCGCCAGTCGGCAATGATGGCGAGACCTTCTTCTTCATGACCGATCTTGATGCGCCCAACCAGCGCATCGTGGCGGTTGATCTCTCCGATCCCTCCACCCTCACCGACATCATCCCGGCAGGCGATTTCCCGATCTCTGCGGCCAGCCATGTCGGCGGGCATCTGATCGTGCGCACGTTTGAGGATGTGCGCTCTGTCGTGCGCGTCCACACGCTGGAAGGCGAGGAAGTGCGCGAGGTGGAGCTTCCCGGTCTTGGTGTTGCCAGCGGCTTTGATGGCCGCCCGGACAGCCCGGAAACCTTCTACAGCTTCACCAGCTTCAACCGGCCTGGCACGGTCTACCGCTATGATGTGGAGACGGGCGAGAGCACGCTCTTCCATGAAGCGCCGCTTACCTTTGATCCCGATGACTATGAAGTCAGCCAGGTATTCTATGAGAGCACGGGCGGGGTGCAGGTGCCGATGTATATCGTCCACCACCGCGACGTGACGCCCAATGGCCAGCAGCCCACGCTTCTGTTCGGCTATGGCGGCTTCAACATCCCGATGACGCCCGCCTTTGATGTGCGCCGTCTGCAATGGATGGAGATGGGCGGCGTGTTTGCGCTGGCCAATATCCGGGGCGGTTCGGAATATGGCCGCGACTGGCATGATGGCGGCCGCCTCGCCAACAAGCAGAACGTCTATGACGACTTCATCAATGCCGCCGAGCACCTGATCGAGCTGGACTGGACCAGCCCGGCCAATATCGCCATCGAGGGCCGGTCCAATGGCGGGCTGCTGGTCGGCGCGGTTGCCAATCAGCGCCCGGACCTGTTTGCCGCCGCCCTGCCGGGCGTGGGCGTGATGGACATGCTGCGCTTCAACCAGTTCACCGCAGGCCGCTTCTGGGTGTCTGACTATGGCAGCCCGCAGGACCCGGACATGTTTGACGTGCTCTACGCCTACTCGCCGCTGCACAACATTCCCGAAGGCGAGGGCTATCCGGCAACGCTGGTGACGACGGCCGATACCGATGACCGCGTGGTGCCCAGCCACTCGTTCAAATATATCGCCGCGCTGCAGGCGGCTGATACCGGCACTGCGCCCACCCTTATCCGCATCGAGACGCGGGCCGGCCATGGCGCAGGCACACCTGTCTCCATGCTGATCGAGGAGACGGCGGACAAGTGGGCCTTCATCGCCTTCCACACCGGGCTGGAGGTCCCCCAGGCGCAATAG
- a CDS encoding nucleotidyltransferase family protein has product MKRDELLARLRALKPWFEDHGIIRVRVFGSHARDEAGPDSDVDLLVEFAQTPSLLGMIGLERSLGEKLGCPVDLATERGLKPRARAHAAAEAVDA; this is encoded by the coding sequence ATGAAACGCGATGAGCTTCTGGCCCGCCTGCGGGCGTTGAAACCATGGTTTGAGGACCACGGCATCATCCGCGTGCGCGTTTTCGGCTCCCATGCCCGCGACGAGGCCGGCCCTGACAGCGATGTGGACCTGCTGGTGGAGTTTGCTCAAACACCCAGCCTGCTAGGCATGATCGGCCTTGAGCGCTCTCTTGGCGAAAAGCTGGGGTGCCCGGTGGACCTTGCCACCGAGCGTGGCCTGAAGCCGCGCGCGCGCGCCCACGCCGCGGCAGAGGCCGTTGATGCCTGA
- a CDS encoding DUF86 domain-containing protein: protein MPERGDHDWLADILDEAALARQLTQSMDYEAFAADPFAQRALLHMLQTIGEAAGKLSPETLSALPDLPWPDIRGMRNRIVHGYFGIDMEAVWRTASEDLPELETAIRSSGLAESP from the coding sequence ATGCCTGAACGGGGCGATCACGACTGGCTCGCCGACATTCTCGACGAGGCAGCGCTGGCCCGTCAGCTCACCCAATCCATGGACTATGAAGCGTTCGCTGCGGATCCGTTCGCCCAGCGCGCCCTGCTGCATATGCTGCAAACCATCGGAGAAGCCGCAGGCAAGCTCTCGCCAGAGACGCTTTCAGCCCTGCCGGACCTGCCCTGGCCGGACATCCGGGGAATGCGGAACCGCATTGTCCACGGCTATTTCGGAATCGATATGGAGGCCGTCTGGCGGACCGCCAGCGAGGACCTTCCAGAGCTGGAAACGGCTATCCGCTCAAGCGGGCTCGCCGAAAGCCCCTGA
- a CDS encoding ligase-associated DNA damage response DEXH box helicase has translation MDSASPTPTLPPLFARWFASRGWQPRAHQLAMLEAAKAGEDVLLTAPTGGGKTLGGFLPSLIELADIVEGAGKDRPHALHTLYISPLKALSQDVARNLMVPVEEMGLKLRIETRTGDTPQSKRARQRAAPPDILLTTPEQLALFVAQENGAAFFADLKAVIVDEVHALAPQKRGDLLALGLAAISHYAPAARRVGLSATVKDVEGHARWLSRDPQSPVLTTRIVRGAAGAEAEVSILTPDARIPWAGHMGHHAMEGVYALLKTARTALVFVNTRSQAEFAFQQLWRINEDNLAIALHHGSLSVEQRRKVEGAMAAGKLHAVVCTSTLDLGIDWGDVDLVVQLGAPKGTSRLIQRLGRANHRLDEVSRAVLVPTNRFEHLECLSARDAVAEHALDGEPLKSGALDVLAQHVMGRACGDPFEADTLYAEVCRAAPFADLPRETFDRVLAFVATGGYALGSYDRFCRIVKGRDGLWRARNRNVAQRHRLNIGTIVESPMLDVRVVSARSGAKSLRAAGPRLGQLEEWFADQLSPGDTFLFAGQVLRFEGTSQTDLFVSRASGEDPKVPSWQGGKFPLSTYLAARVRKLVSEPEQWPKLPDQVREWLEMQQLRSRLPQADRLLVETFPRAGKHYLVCYPFEGRLAHATLGVLLTRRLERLGLKPLGYVANEYALSVWALEDMAGVDFAALFSADLMGDDLDAWLNESVLMQRTFRHCALISGLIERRHPGLEKTGRQVSFSSDLIYNVLREHEPDHILLQAAWADAATGLLDIRRLSDRLAAIEGRIDAVALERISPLAVPVMLEIGREPVYGEAHEAILEAASEDLIEEAVRLD, from the coding sequence ATGGATAGCGCGTCTCCCACGCCCACTCTGCCGCCGCTTTTTGCCCGCTGGTTTGCCAGCCGGGGCTGGCAGCCGCGCGCGCACCAGCTGGCCATGCTGGAGGCGGCAAAGGCGGGCGAGGACGTGCTGCTGACCGCGCCGACAGGCGGCGGCAAGACGCTTGGCGGCTTCCTGCCTTCGCTGATCGAGCTGGCGGATATCGTGGAGGGCGCAGGCAAGGACCGGCCCCACGCCCTGCACACGCTCTACATCTCGCCGCTCAAGGCGCTCTCGCAAGACGTCGCGCGCAATCTGATGGTGCCGGTGGAGGAGATGGGCCTGAAGCTGCGCATCGAGACGCGTACCGGCGATACGCCGCAATCGAAACGCGCGCGCCAGCGTGCCGCCCCGCCGGACATATTGCTGACCACGCCCGAACAGCTCGCCCTTTTTGTGGCACAGGAAAACGGCGCGGCTTTCTTTGCCGACCTGAAAGCCGTGATCGTGGATGAGGTGCATGCGCTGGCCCCGCAAAAACGCGGCGATCTGCTGGCGCTGGGGCTGGCGGCGATCAGCCATTATGCGCCCGCTGCGCGCCGTGTCGGCCTCTCTGCCACCGTGAAGGATGTGGAGGGCCATGCACGCTGGCTGTCGCGTGACCCGCAAAGTCCCGTGCTGACCACCCGCATCGTGCGCGGCGCTGCGGGGGCTGAAGCCGAGGTCTCCATCCTCACCCCCGATGCGCGCATCCCCTGGGCCGGCCATATGGGCCATCACGCCATGGAAGGGGTGTACGCCCTGCTCAAGACCGCTCGTACCGCGCTGGTCTTTGTGAACACGCGCTCGCAGGCCGAGTTCGCCTTCCAGCAGCTCTGGCGCATCAATGAGGACAATCTCGCCATCGCGCTTCACCACGGCTCGCTCAGCGTCGAGCAACGGCGCAAGGTGGAAGGGGCGATGGCGGCGGGGAAACTGCACGCGGTGGTGTGTACCTCCACGCTCGATCTGGGGATCGACTGGGGCGATGTGGATTTAGTGGTCCAGCTGGGTGCACCCAAGGGCACCTCGCGCCTGATCCAGCGTCTCGGCCGGGCCAATCACCGGCTCGATGAGGTGTCACGCGCCGTGCTGGTGCCCACCAACAGGTTTGAGCATCTTGAATGCCTCTCGGCGCGCGATGCCGTGGCCGAACATGCGCTGGACGGTGAACCGCTGAAAAGCGGCGCGCTCGATGTGCTGGCCCAGCACGTGATGGGCCGGGCCTGCGGTGATCCGTTCGAGGCGGACACGCTCTATGCGGAAGTCTGCCGCGCTGCGCCCTTTGCAGACCTGCCGCGAGAGACATTCGACCGGGTACTGGCCTTCGTCGCGACCGGCGGCTACGCGCTAGGCAGCTATGACCGCTTCTGCCGTATCGTGAAGGGGCGCGATGGCCTGTGGCGGGCGCGCAACCGCAATGTGGCGCAGCGTCACCGGCTCAATATCGGCACTATCGTGGAGAGCCCGATGCTGGATGTGCGCGTGGTCAGCGCGCGCAGCGGTGCAAAAAGCCTGCGCGCCGCAGGCCCTCGTTTGGGCCAGCTGGAGGAGTGGTTCGCAGACCAGCTCAGCCCCGGCGACACCTTCCTCTTTGCCGGGCAGGTGCTGCGCTTTGAAGGCACCAGCCAGACCGACCTCTTCGTCAGCCGGGCGAGCGGTGAAGACCCCAAAGTCCCCTCATGGCAGGGCGGGAAGTTCCCGCTTTCCACTTATCTCGCCGCGCGGGTGCGCAAGCTGGTCAGCGAACCGGAGCAATGGCCGAAACTGCCAGACCAGGTGCGCGAATGGCTGGAGATGCAGCAGCTTCGCTCGCGCCTGCCGCAGGCTGACCGGCTGCTGGTGGAAACCTTCCCGCGTGCGGGCAAGCATTATCTGGTCTGCTACCCGTTCGAGGGGCGGCTGGCGCATGCGACGCTAGGCGTCTTGCTGACCCGGCGGCTGGAGCGGCTGGGGCTGAAGCCGCTCGGCTATGTCGCCAATGAATATGCGCTCTCGGTCTGGGCGCTGGAGGACATGGCAGGCGTCGATTTCGCCGCGCTCTTCTCAGCTGACCTGATGGGTGATGATCTTGATGCGTGGCTGAATGAAAGCGTGCTGATGCAGCGCACCTTCCGCCATTGCGCGCTCATCTCCGGCCTGATCGAGCGCCGCCATCCGGGGCTGGAGAAGACCGGCAGGCAGGTCAGCTTCTCCTCCGACCTCATCTACAACGTGCTGCGCGAGCATGAGCCGGATCATATCCTGTTGCAGGCGGCCTGGGCCGATGCGGCGACGGGCCTGCTCGACATTCGCCGCCTGTCGGATCGTCTCGCCGCCATTGAGGGCCGGATTGATGCGGTAGCGCTGGAGCGCATCTCGCCGCTGGCCGTTCCGGTCATGCTGGAGATCGGGCGCGAGCCGGTCTATGGCGAGGCCCATGAGGCTATTCTGGAAGCGGCCTCCGAAGACCTGATCGAGGAGGCGGTCCGGCTTGACTAG